The DNA sequence CTCGGGGCGCGGCGTGACCCGCCGTGGTGCGGCCCCGGCGCCCCGGGCCGACCGCCGGATCAGGGCGCCGAGCCGGGCCGGTGTGGGCGCCCGGAAAACGGAGCCGAGTTCCAGATCGATCCCGAACAGCGCCCGGATCCGGCCGACCACCCGCACCGCCAGGAGCGACTGACCGCCGAGGTCGAAGAAGTCGCCGTGGACGTCGACGGACGCGACGCCCAGGACGTCGGCGAAGATGCCGCAGACGACCTCCTCGGCGGCCGTGCGCGGCTTGCGGAGCCCACCGTGCGAGGCCGTCGCCCCGGTGACGGCGTCGTCCCCGGCGCGCGGCGGGAAGTCGATCAGGCCGTCGGCCCCGCGTCGCGCGCTGTGTCCGGTGGGCCGGGGCGAACCGTCGTCGACGAGGGTGTGCAGCTCGCCGAGGACACCGAGCGGGGCGAGCCTGCCGGTGGCGTCGAGGACGCGGAGGGCGCGGGCGTGCGCGCCGTCCGGGACGTAGCGCACGCGCAGGCGCGGGTGATCCTCCAGGAGGGCCGACAGGACGCCGGGCGGCGGGAGTTCACCGGCGACGGTGACACGGCGCAGGCCGTCGAAGAGCGAGGGGTGCTGGGCGAGCATCGTGGCCAGCGTGCGCGTGGGCAGCCCCAGCGCGCCGGCGTCGTGCTCCCTGACGAGGTCCGCGACGCGCGTGGGGTCGGCACCGGCGCCCGCCACCACGGCGATGCCGTCGTGCGACCGCGCGAACCACCAGGGCCGGTCCGCCTCCCCGCCGGCCCCGGACGGGTCCAGCAGCAGGATGTCGCTGTCGCCGATGCCGTCGTCGTGCGGCCGCTCGGTGGCCGACTCCCCGGTCAGGAAAGGGCGTTCCCAGTCGAGCAGGAGATCGGGTCCGGACAGGTGCGCGTCGGGGTCCTCGGCGAGGGCCCCGAGGAGAAGGGTGAGCCGCTGCGAGATCGCGGCGGCCGATCGCTCGTCCCACAGGTCGGCGGCGTGGACGAGATGCCCCCGGAGGCCGGCCGGTTCGCCGTCGGCGTCCCAGGTCTCGGACAGGTCGAAGTACAGATCGAACTTGGCGGAGTGGAGTTCTACGGCCTCCGACTTCTGCATCGTCACCGAGAGGCCGGGAAAGTCCGGCTCGGCGGGCTCGTGGCTCTGGATGGTGAGAATGGTCTGGAACAGCGGGTGGCGACCGGGCAGACGCGGCGGCCTCACGATGTGAACGACGTCCTCGAACGGGGCGTCCTGGTGGTCGAACGCGTCCAGGTCGAAGTCCCGCACACGTGCGATGAGTTCACGGAAGGGGGGATCGCCCGACACGTCCGTGCGCAGCACGAGGGTGTTGACGAAGAATCCGACCAGGTCGTTGAGGGACTCGTCCGCACGCCCCGCGGTGACCGTGCCGACGGCGATGTCGTCGCCCGCTCCCAAGCGGTGCAACAGCGCTGCCAGAGCCGCGTGCACCACCATGAACAGGGTGCCGCCGCACTCCTGGCCGAGCGCGCGCAGCCTGCGATGAAGGACCGCGTCCGTGCTGAAGGGCACGGCGCCGCCCCGGTGCCCGGGTACCGACGGCCGCTCCCGATCGACGGGCAGCGGCAGTTCGGCCGGCAGACCCGCGAGCGCCGACCGCCAGAAGTCCAGTTGCGCGGAGAGCAGCGACGACGGGTCGTCGGCGGAGCCGAGCACATCGCGCTGCCACACGGCGAAGTCGGCGAACTGCACCGGCAGCGGCTCCCACGAGGGCCGAGCGCCGGTGCTGCGGGCCGCGTACGCCTGTGCCAGATCGTGCATCAGGGGACGTACCGACCACCCGTCGACCACGATGTGGTGGAGCACCAGCTGCAGGACGAACCGGCCTTCGGCCACGGTGAAGAGCACCGCCCTGACCGGTGCCTCCCGCGTCAGGTCGAAGACGTACCGGGCGTTCTCGTCGAGGGCGGCGACTTCGCCGCCGGGCAGGTCCACGACGTCGAGCCGGCCCGCCTCGACGTCGGCGGGTGCGATCAGCTGCCGCGGTGCGCCGTCCACCTCGGGAAAGCTCGTGCGCAGCGCCTCGTGCCGCGCGAGCACATCGCGGACCGCCGCGTCCAGCGCCTCGACGTCCAACGGCCCCTCGATCGCGGCCTGGACCACGACGTTGTACGTCCAGGCGGTCCGCTCGAAGCGGTCCAGGAGCCACAGCCGGTGCTGGCCGAATGAAACTGGAATCACGGCTCTCCCTCAGGCGTCTCCCGGCGACGTTAGAGGCAGCGCCTGCCCGGCACGGGCACTCCGTGCGGCACTACCGAGGCACTCGCGCAGGTCGTGAACGGGACAGGGGGCCGGCGCGCACAGGGCGCGGGCGCGGTGACGCACGAGCCGTCGCGACAGCCGACGCACGAGGTGACGCACGAGGTGACGTACGAGGAGAGGCGGGGCGAACTGCCGCCCGGCCGCCGCCGCCGCTGCCGATCCCGAAGCGCCAGGTCTCCTACGTTCGGGACGCATCGTATGCGGCCGTCGCAGCTCGACACAGGCAAGGTGGTGGGGATCCGGTGGGCGTTCTGTTCGATGACGCGGACGGTGGGTTCGTCGTCCTGGAGGGGGCGGACACGCGCACCGCGTCGCTGATCACCGCCAAGGAGCGGGACGCGCGTGGTGCCGCACCGGTGGCCGACGCGCCGGCTCCGGCCGGGAGGTAGCCCGTGGTGACCGGCGCGTACACGATCCTCGCCCTGGAGTTCCGAGGCGTCGGGGACCGGGCCGATTTCGGCTTTCTGACCCGTGAGGTCGACGGGGTCGACCTCACCCGTGTCGACCCGCTCGTCCACCATGTCGAGCAGCCGCTCGGACTCGCCGAGCAGGCCTCGCTGCTGGCCGAGGCCCTGCCGAACGCGCCCGCACTGGTCCTGGCGTACTGCGGCACGGCCGCTCTCGCGCTGCATGTCGCCGAGCTGACCGGCGCGCCCTCGTTGCTCGTGGACCCGTATCCCGTCACGGCCGACGACATGCGCCGCGACTTCATCGGTCTGTGCGAGTCGACCGGCGCCGATCCGACCGGCCTCGTGGACCCCGCGGCCGACCCCGATCCGGCGCGCTGGGCCAAGGAGCTGTACCGGGCCCGCGACGCCATGGCGGCACCGCACGGCGGCGACGACGTGGCCTATGAGCTGGTCGACGACATGCTCGACCGCTATCGCGCCTGGCTGCGCTTTCTGCAGGCGAGCAGGTCCGCCGCGCCCGCCGCGCCCGGCGGTGCGGTCACCGCGATCACGGCCCGGCCCGATCCGCGGCTCGGTCTGCTCCTCGTCGACAGCGGCGTCGCACAGGTGCACCGGGTGGAGGGCGGGACCGGAATTCTCGACTCGCCGGAGGTACGCGGCCTGCTGGCGGCCACCGTCGAACGGCACCGCCCCGCGAGCGACGCCCCGGGCGAGCCGGCAGCCGTCGATTTCCGTGATGGAGGGTGAGTTCATGCAGCGTGTACCGGTCGCCGCGCAGGCCACCTTCGAACAGGCCGTCCCCGACAAGCCCGGCGCGCACGCGGGCACCTTGCCCGCCCTGATCGGGGCGACCGCCGAGCGTGTCCCGGACGCGGTCGCCGTCGTGGCCGCGGGGGAGTCGGTCACGTACGCCGAACTCGTGGCGCGCGCACGCGGGCTGGGGCGTGAGCTGGTGCGTGCCGGCGCCGAGCCGGACGGGTTCGTCGGAGTCGCCGTCGACCGCTCGGTCGACAGCGTCGTCGCTCTCCTGGGCACACTGTTCGCCGGGGCCGCGTACGTTCCCATCGCCGTGGACCTGCCCGAGGACCGCGTCCGGCTCATCGCGTCCGACGCCACCCTGCGGCTCGTCACCGGTGTCGACGCGGCGATCGCCCGGGCCGCCGGCGCGCGTTTCGTGCCCGTCGACGCCCCGGCCGGGCTCGACACCGCCGCGCCCGCGCCCCCCGAGGTCCACCCGGACCAAGCGGCGTACGCGATCTTCACCTCGGGCTCGACCGGGCGCCCCAAGGGTGTGGTCATATCCCACCGCTCCGTGGTGGGATCGACCCTGGCCCGCTTCGGGGTCTACCCCGAGCCGGTGGCGTACGCGGTGCTCGCGCCGCTGACCATCGACGCCGCCGCCGCGGGGCTCTACTTCACCCTCGTGGCGGGCGGCCGGGTGGTGATACCGGACGAGGAGTCGATCCGCGATCCGCAACTCCTCGCCGACCTCCTCGTCGGCGAGCGGGTCAGCCACCTGGACGGGCTCCCCTCGCAGTACGCCGCGTTGCTGAGCTTCCACCCGGAAGCCGCGGCGGGCCTGCGCTGTGTGATCACCGGCGGCGAGGCCCTGCCGTTCCCGCTGGCACGCAAGCATGTGACCGACCTGCCGGGCGTGGAGCTGCACAACGAGTACGGTCCGACCGAAAGCACGGTGTGGGCCACCACGCACCGGTGCACGGACGCCGACACCGGCCCGCACGTCCCGATCGGCAGGGCGGTCGCGGGGTTGCGCGCCGAGGTCCTCGACGACGAGCTGCGGCCCGCGGCGCCCGGTGAGGCCGGCGAGATCTGGCTGTCGGGACCCGGGCTCGCGCGGGGCTATCTCGCCCGGGCGGCCCTGACGGCCGAGCGCTTCACCGCCCGTGTCGACCCGGGCGGATCCGGTGAACGCATGTACCGCACCGGCGACTTGGGCCATGTCGACGAGGCGGGGGAGATCGTGTACCACGGCCGTTCCGATCACCTGGTCAAGGTGCGGGGCCACCGGGTCGAACTCGGCGAGATCGAGGCGCGGCTCCGGGAGCACCCGGGCCTGCTCGATGTCGTCGTGGTCCCGCACAGCGGCGTCACCGGCGTCCGACTGGTCGCCGTGACCGTGCTCGCCGCCGACGCGACCGTGGGAGCGCGGGAGCTGACGGCCTTCGCGGCGCGCCGACTGCCCTCCTACATGCTGCCCGTCCTGTGGCGCAGTACCGACGCGCTGCCGCTGGCACCGGGCGGCAAGGTCGACCGGCTGCGACTGCGGGCCGAGGCGACCACCGTGGGCTCGGCGCTGCCCGCCTGACCCGCCACCCGACCAGACCCGCGTGGGGCGCACCGTCCCGCCGGGACACAGCACCGAGAAGCGGAGGTCCAGCACCATGATCGACCGTGCCGATGAAGTGAACCAGGCCCGGCAGGACGGCACGGGGACGAGCGACGCGGACGATGTGTCCGCGCTTGTGCTGTCCCTCGCGGGCGAACTCCTGGAGCGCGCCGACGTCGCGTTGGACGAGGACTTCTTCTCCGCCGGGGGCGACAGCGTCCTCGCGATGCACCTCGTCGGCCACCTGGCCCGGCAGACCGGCGTCAGGGTGCGGGTGTCGCTCCTCTTCAACCACCCGGTGCTGCGGGACTTCGTCGAGCAGGTCGAGCAGCTGCGCGCCGACAGCGACGCGTCCGAGGCCGCCGGTGCCGCGCCGGCCGGATCGCTGGCCGCCGCCCTGAACGCCCGGAGCGCCGCCGGTGCGTCGTGAACTCGAACCGGGACAGGCGGCGCTGGTCGCCGAGGTCGACGAGGTGCTCGACGCCCTCGGCCCGGACCCGGACGTCCACGAGGCGTTCGCGGCCCTCGGCGAGGCCCGCCTGATCGCCGTGCACTACCCCGCCGCGTACGGCGGCCGTGATCTGTCGTTCGCCCACCACGCGGCGGTGTCGGAACGCATCGGACTGCGCGGCCTGCCGGACGTGGCCCACCTGATCACCGTCCAGGGCGTCGGCTGCCCCATCCTCGTGTTCGGCACCGACGCGCAGCGCGGGCGCTGGCTTCCCGAGATCGCCTCCGGGCGTCTGCTCGCCAGCCTGTTGCTCTCCGAGCGTGACGCCGGCAGCGATCTGACGCGCATCACCACCCGTGCCCGGCCCGACGGCGACGGCTGGCTGATCAGCGGCCGCAAGACCTGGAGCCTGCTCACCCCGTGGTCGCGGGTCGCGCTGTGCTCGGTGCGGACCCGCAGGGAAAGCAGCCGCTACGACGGGATCTCGCTTTTCCTGGTCGACCTGGCCGACCCGGGCGTCGACATCGCGCCGACCCCGCGCGCCGCCGGTGAGCCTTACTACACGGTGACCCTGAACGACGTACGCGTCACACGTGACGCCCTCGTCGGCGAGGAGCACAAGGGGTGGGCGCTGCTGCCCACCGTGATCGGCTTCGAACGCGGGGGTTTCGACTACCTCACCCGGGCCCAGTCCTGGCTGGCCGCGGCGGGCGCGGAGCTCGCCGCCCTGCCGGCCGGCGAACAGGAGGCGCAGGCGGCCGATCTCGTACGGTGCGAGTTCCTGGTCGAGAGCGCCCGCGCGCTCGCCTACCACGCGGCCGGCACCGCCGACGGCCTGGAGACCGACGAGATCGACACCGCCTACGCCAAGCTCTCCAGCGGCCTGGCCGCGCAGGCCCTGACGCGTTGGGCCACCGAGGAGTTGCTGTCCCGCCCGGCCGCCGGCGAGGACGGCCGGCATCGTGCCGTGCTGCGCGCGGCGGCGGCCGAGGCCCCGGAGCTGACGGTCTCCGGCGGCGCGCAGGAACTCCAACTCGACCTCATCGCGGGCGAACTCATGATCGGCAGGTCCATCCGGTGAACCTCGAACTGGATCCCGTACAGCGCCGGCTGGTCGAGACCATCGCCAAGGGCGACGCGGCGGCGCCCCCGCAGGCCTCGGGCTGGGACGTGTTCGACGCCATCGGTCTGTCCGCGCTGCTGGCGCCGGAACCCGGCGCCGCACCGCTGCTCGGCACCCTCGAATGGTGCCTCGTCCTGGAGGAGCTGGGGGCCGGCCTTCGCTCCCACACGCTGGTGCGGTCGGTGCACGCCTTTCTCGACGTGTACGTGGCACGGGCGCGGGACGGGGCCGCCGCCGAGGCGTTCCGGACCTGGGCCGACGCGCAGGGCGCGGCGCCGCGCGCCGATGACCCGCTGCTGCTGCGGGAGGCCGACGACGTGTGGCGGTTCGTCGATCCGTGTCCGCCCGCGTTCGCCGCGCTGCCGGACGGGATCACCCTGGACGCCTCGACCGCGCGGGCCGTCCACGACCGTGGGCTGCTGCTGGTCGCCGCGTACGCGTGCGGAGTGGCACGACGCTGCCTCGCGTCGGCACAGGACCGTGCCGGTAGCAGGGTGGTCGCCGGCCGGCGCCTGCTCGAACACCAGGGCACCGGACATCGCATCGCGCGGGGCGCCGTCGATCTCACCCTCGCTCGCGCCGGGTTGTGGCGCGCGGCGCAGGCCGAGGACGAGTCGGAGCGCGCCGGACATCGGGCTCCGGCGGCAGCGGCGGCGTGTGTGTCGGCCGCACTGGACTGCGCCCATACGGTCGTCCAGGTCTTCGGCGCGGCCGGCACGAGCGCCCCGCAGGTCGTCGCGATGTTCCGTACGGCCTGCGCACTTCCGGCGGTGAGCGGCTCACCGCGTGCCCTGTGGGCCGAGGCCGGTGCACGCAGGATGAGAAGCCTCGTCTGACAACGGCGACGGCCGGTGCCACGAGAGTTCCTCGTGGCACCGGCCGTCGCCGTGCCGGGCGTCGCGGGCCGGACGAGACTTCGCGGACACGACCTCCCGGGCTCGTACACCTACGGCTCGCGGCTCACACGCCGGGTCAACGGTGCCGGGGCCTTGGGCGCCTGGGCCGCGCGGACCGCGAGCTCGGCGACCGTGGGGGCGGCGAAGACATCCGGGACGGAGATCTTCACACCGAGGCGCGTGCGGATCCTGGCGGCCAGGCGTATGGCGAGCTGGGAGTGCCCGCCGAGATGGAAGAAGTCGTCGTCCGTGCCGATGTCCTGCGGCGGCAACTCCAGTATCTCGGAGAAGAGTTCGCGCAGTGCGGCTTCCGCGTCGACGGTGGAGAGTTCGGTGGTCATGGCGATTCACTGCCCTGGGGTCGGAGTCGGGTGGGGTGGGGTGCCGGGCTGTTTCGGTTCCGGGGCGAGCGCGGTCGGTGTCATGTGCCGCCACACGACGGGCGTCAGGACGCACATCGCGGCGAAGGCCACCCAGAACGGGGCCGTGATGCCGAGGGCGCGGGCCACGAAACCGCCGAGCAGCGCGCCGATGGCGTAGCCGCCCATGCTGAAGAGCAGACAGACGCTGTTGACCCGGCCGAGCATCTCGGCCGGTGTGACCCGCTGGCGCAGCGTGACGCCGATGATGCCCCAGATCGTGGCGTGCGCGCCGAAGACGACCAGCGTGATCGCGGCCACCCAGGGCAGCCGCGTCGCCGCCAGGACGAGATGCGTCAGGGTCTCCGTGATCAGGCCGAACCTGAGGAGCGCGGCCGAACCGAACCGTGCCTCCAGGCGGGAGACCGCGAGGGTGCCCACCACGCCGCCCACGGCCGTGGCGGCGAGCAGGAAGCCATAGCCGACTTCGGTGAGGCCGAGACGTTCCCGCGAGAACAGCACGTACGTCGCGTAGGTGCCGCCGTACGTGACGTTCATGAGCCCCATGGTCACCGCGAGCGTGCGCAGCGCCCGGTGATTCCACAGCCAGCGCAGCCCCTCGGCCATCTCCTTGCGGATGGATCCACGGCGGGCGGGCCCGGCCCGTGCCGTGTCGACTGCGCCGGGCCCCCGGCGCGGCAGGCTGAGGACGAGCAGCGCGCCCAGGGCGTAACAGGCCGCGTCCATGCCGAACGGGACGGCGGCCGCGACGGCGAACAGCCAGCCGCCCAGGGGCGGTCCCGCGAACTGGTTGCAGACCATGCGGATGCCCGAGAGCCCGGCGTTGGCCCTGGGCAGATCGGCGTCGGCGACCACGCTCGGCAACAGCGCCTGGCCCGCGTTGTCCGACAGAGTGGCGCCGACGCCGAGCAGGAAGACCGCCGCGTAGACGGTGGGGACGTTCGCCCATCCCTGCCACACCAGAAGGGCGAGTGCACCCATCACCACCGCACGCATGACGCCCACGGCGCCCACGACCAAGCGGCGGTCGACGCGGTCCACCAGCACACCGCTGACGAGGGAGAAGAGCAGCCACGGCAGCTGTTGGGCGAACACCGCCCCCGCGACGACCGCCGGGTCGCCGCTGATGCTCGCCATGAGCAGCGGGCCGGCCGCGACCGTGACGCCGTCTCCGAGGGTGGACATACCGGAGGCGAGCCAGAGTCTGGCGAAGTCACCCTTGAAAAGGACAGTCATGAAGGCGAGATCCCGGTGAGCACGGTCGGAGCCGACGGGCGACTCGTGGGCGGTGGAGGATCAGGAGATCCGCGAGCTGTGAGCCAGCGGCCCCGGCCGAGGTGAGCGGTGCGGACGGGAACGAGCACGGTCCGATCGCGCAGGTCCCGCTGTCGAGGCTAGGCCCCGGGCTCCGCACGCACCGGCACTTTCGGGAGCACTTTCGGCAGCACGAAGGAGGCGGAAGAGCGGCAGAACCGGGGCGGTTCCGCGGCAACTACCGAGGATCGCGGGCAGGTTGCCCGCACACGCTCCGCACACCGCTCTGCTCCGGTGCACCCTTGGACACGATCCGCGCGGACCCGCGTGGCCGGCAGTGGACCTGTGTGACCGAGGAGGGGGAACGGGCAATGGGCGACGGGGTTCTGGTGCTGGGCCGAGAGCAGGTGGCCGCCTGTCTGGCCGACCGTCACCAAGAGATCGTGACGGCGGTACGGTCGGCCTATGAGGCGCACGCGGCCGGAACGGCGACCGTGCCGTTCTCCGTCTTCCTCACCGATCCCTCGCGCCCCCGGGACCGCATCGTCGGCATGCCCGCATACCTGCGCGCCGACGAACGCGCCGGAATGAAGTGGATCTCGTCCTTTCCCGGCAACGTCGATGCCGGAAAGGACCGGGCCTCCTCCGTCATCGCCGTCAACTCCCTCGCCGACGGCCGTGTGACATCGTTGATGGAAGGCTCCGAGGTCAACTTCGCCCGCACAGGGGCAAGTGCGGCCCTCGCGGCGCGGACGCTCCACACCGAGGAGCGGCTCAGCACGCTCGGTGTCATCGGCTGCGGCCCGATCAATCTCGCCATCGTGCGGAATCTCCTCGCCGAGTACGGCGGAGAGTGCCGCGTCCTGCTCTTCGACGTCGTCGAGGACCGCGCCCGCCTCTTCGCGACCCGGGTGCGCGCGTTCGCGCCCGGGTCCGACGTCGGGACGGCGGGGTCGACCGATGAGGTGCTCGGCGCCGCGCCGTTGGTGTCGATCGCCACGAACGTCCGAGAGCCGCACATCGCGAGCCTGACCGGCTGTCCCGACGGCGCCACGATCCTGCACATGTCGGTGCGCGACATCGCCCCCGGGGAACTGGAGCGGCGCGACAACGTCGTGGACGACCCCGACCACATCTGCCGGGTCGGCACCTCGCTGCACCGGATCGAACAGCGGCACGGCAACCGGGACTTCATCCGCTGCACGCTGGGCGATGTGCTCCTCGGCCGCTCCGCGCCCCGCCGTGACCGGGACGAGGTGCTCGTCTACTCGCAGTTCGGCCTCGCGATGCTCGACATCGCGGTGGCGGCCCATGTCCAGGAGACGGCGGAGAAGGCCGGCATCGGCACCCGGGTCCCCGACTTCCACGGAGGATGACCCCGAGGCCGCCGGATCGCTCGGAGCGAGGCGGGATCGACCGCGTGCACCACGGGAGGCACAGCAGGGCAGGCGCTGGGTCGAAGACCGTGGGCCGAGGCGATGAAGAGGCATCCGTCACCGCGACCGGCCCTCCTCCGTCCACCGGGGACGCCGCCGTACGCGGGCAAGCAGAGCCCGAGGCGCCACCCGCGAAGCGGCGTCCGCCCGGACTGCCGGCCCGGGCCGCCCCGGGCGCGCGATGGTGTCGGTCATCCGGGTAGCCGTTCGAGGCGGTCCTGACGATCCGGCTCCCCCGGGGCTAACCTGCGGCGGGAGATCCGTTGACTGGAGGTACGTATGCGCCGTTCCGTCGGCCGGAAAACGTCGCTGTTGGCCGTCCTCGCCGTGGTCGCGTCGGTGGGGGCCGCCGCCCCGGTGGCCTCGGCACCGTCCACCGCCCCGCGCCCCGTGCCACCCAAGTCCCCGGTGGCGGTGGGCCACGGGGGAGCGGTGGCGAGCGTCGACCCGGACGCGTCCGCCGCCGGGATCGAGGTGCTGCGCAAGGGCGGCAACGCGGTGGACGCGGCCGTGGCCACCGCCGCCGCTCTCGGCGTGACCGAGCCGTACTCGGCGGGCATCGGCGGCGGTGGCTACTTCGTCCACTACGACGCGAAGAAGCGCACCGTGCGGACGATCGACGGCCGCGAGACCGCACCGCGCAGCGCGGACGCCTCGCTCTTCCTGGAGAACGGCAAACCGATCCCCTTCGAGGAGGGGGTGACCAGCGGCCTCGGTGTCGGGACCCCCGGCACCCCGGCCACCTGGGAGCGGGCCCTGGACGCGTGGGGCAGCAAGTCCCTGCGTACGCTGCTGAAACCGGCCGAGCGCCTGGCCCGGGACGGCTTCGTCGTGGACGACACCTTCCGCTCGCAGACCGCCGCCAACCAGGCCCGGTTCGCCGACTTCCCCGCCTCCGCCGAGCTCTTCCTGCCGGGCGGTGAACTTCCCGCCGTCGGCTCGGTGTTCAAGAACCCCGACCTGGCCCGTACGTACGAGAAGCTCGGCCGTAAGGGCGTCGGGGAGCTGTACCGGGGCGAGTTGGCCGACGACATCGTCCGTACGGTGCGCAGGCCGCCCGTCGACCCGGACGCCACCCGGGTGGTGCGGCCCGGCGATCTGACCCGCGCGGACCTCGCCGCCTACCGGACCCTGCGCAAGGACCCGACGAAGGTGAACTACCGGGGCCTGGACGTCTACGGCATGGCCCCCTCGTCGTCCGGCGGCACCAGCGTCGGCGAGGCGCTCAACATCCTGGAGTCCACCGACCTCTCGCGCGCCGACCGGGTGCGCTA is a window from the Streptomyces sp. MMBL 11-1 genome containing:
- the ggt gene encoding gamma-glutamyltransferase, with the protein product MRRSVGRKTSLLAVLAVVASVGAAAPVASAPSTAPRPVPPKSPVAVGHGGAVASVDPDASAAGIEVLRKGGNAVDAAVATAAALGVTEPYSAGIGGGGYFVHYDAKKRTVRTIDGRETAPRSADASLFLENGKPIPFEEGVTSGLGVGTPGTPATWERALDAWGSKSLRTLLKPAERLARDGFVVDDTFRSQTAANQARFADFPASAELFLPGGELPAVGSVFKNPDLARTYEKLGRKGVGELYRGELADDIVRTVRRPPVDPDATRVVRPGDLTRADLAAYRTLRKDPTKVNYRGLDVYGMAPSSSGGTSVGEALNILESTDLSRADRVRYLHRLIEASRIAFADRGRWVGDPAFEDVPTKELLSQRFADARECLIRDDKALTSPLAPGDPRDPERCGSGGTAAPTTFEGENTTHLTTADKWGNVVAYTLTIESTGGSAITVPGRGFLLNNELTDFSFAPANPAVHDPNLPGPGKRPRSSISPTIVLKHGEPVLALGSPGGATIITTVLQSLTGHLDRGLPLVDAIAAPRASQRNAPTTEIEPELWNSPVRAELEKLGHSFKRNPEIGAVTGVQRLPDGRWLAAAEKVRRGGGSAMVVHPGGGH